GGTTCAGTGAATCGTCTCGGCGAGCACGTCGCACAACGCGTCGACGGCACTCGGGAACGCATGCTCGGCGGGCGTGCCGAAGTTGACCACCACCCCATCGGGACGTGGAACTGCGTTGTCCGCCAACGGATGCCGCAGCCGGGACAGGCTGGCGATGCCGACCCCGGCTTCGGCTGCCCGGCGCAGCATTTCGGGTTCGGCGCCGTCGGGCAGCATCAGCAGCAGGTGCAGCCCCGCCGAGAGCCCGCTGACGGTGATCGCGGCTTCGAACGGTGCCAGCCGGGACACCAGAGTGTCGCGGCGGCGACGGTATTCGGTGCGCATGCGGCGAATGTGCTTGTCGTAGTTGGCCGATGCGATGAAATCCGCCATGGTGAGCTGGGTGATGCCGTTGACCATCCACTGCTCGCCACCGGCCGCGGCCACGGCGGCGTCCACCAGGTCGGTCGGGAGCACCATCCAACCGAGGCGAAGCACCGGACTCAGGCTCTTGCTCGCGGATCCCAGATAGATCACCCGTTGAGGGGCCAGACTCTGCAGGGCGCCGACGGGCTGACGGTCATACCGGAACTCGCCGTCATAGTCGTCCTCGAGCACGTAGCCTCCGCTGCGCTGCGCCCAGTCCACGATCGCCGTGCGTCGGGTGGGATGCAGCGGAACTCCGTGGGGGAAGTGGTGGGCCGGGGTGACGAGCACTGCGGGACTGCTCAGGGCTTCCAGATCGCTGACAGCGACACCCATTTCGTCGAATCCGAGCGGCGTGGTTGATCCACCGGCCTCGGCGATGCAGTCCCGGAAGATGAAGAGTCCGTAGGCCTCCACCGCGATCTGCGCGGCCGGGCCGAACAACCGGGTCAGCACCTGGATCGAGTGCCGGGTGCCAGCGGTGATCAGCACGTTCTCGGGTGACACCCGAACCCCGCGGGCACGGGCGAGGTATTCCGCGAGGGCGCTCCGCAATTCGATGCGACCGCGTGGATCGCCCATCCGCAGCGCCTCGGTGGGGGCGCCGTTGAGCGCCCGCCGGGTCGAGGCGATCCATGCCGCTCGGGGGAACCTCGCGACGTCGGGCGAACCGGGCAGCAGGTTGTGCCGCGGAGATTCCGGCGCTCCCCGGAGTCGGGGCGGCGCCGGGGATTGGGACTGGTTCACCACCCAGGTGCCCGCGCCCTGGCGAGACGCCAGCCACCCTTCGGCCACCAGTTCGGCGTAGACGTCGGCGACGGTGTTGCGGGCCACGCCGAGGTCGGTGGCCAGAGAGCGTGAGGGCGGCAGTCGGGTGCCCGGCGTCAACCTTCCGGACCGCGCCGCGTCGCGCAACGCCGACAGCAGCGTCTCGCGCACTCCTCTGGCACCGGGGGTGATGGCCTCACGCAGGTCGAGATGCAGGTCGGAACCCACGGAATTGGCCCGTGAAATCACCATCGAATTGAACCATGGATGTAGGCCTTTTCGGGCCTAGCGTCGAAGGCATGACAACAGTTCTCGAATCCGCCACCCCCATCCAGCGCATCCAGCTCAACCGGGTCGCCCCCGAGATCTACGAGGCCATGCTGGCGTTCAGCGCCGTCACCGAGAAGGGCGTCGAACCCACGCTCGCCGAGTTGATCAAGATCAGGGCGTCGCAGCTCAACCACTGCGCGTTCTGCCTCGACATGCACAGCCACGACGCCCGTAAACAGGGCGAGACCGAGCAGCGGATCTACCTGCTCTCGGCGTGGGAAGAGGCCGCGTCCCTGTTCACCGAGAAGGAGCAGGCCGCGCTCGCGCTGACCGAGGAGATGACGGACCTGACCCGCGGCAGCCACGTCTCAGACGACGTCTATGCGCGCGCCGCAGAGGTGTTCACCGACGAGGAGCTGGCGCACGTCATC
The DNA window shown above is from Mycolicibacterium confluentis and carries:
- a CDS encoding carboxymuconolactone decarboxylase family protein, with product MTTVLESATPIQRIQLNRVAPEIYEAMLAFSAVTEKGVEPTLAELIKIRASQLNHCAFCLDMHSHDARKQGETEQRIYLLSAWEEAASLFTEKEQAALALTEEMTDLTRGSHVSDDVYARAAEVFTDEELAHVIGLITVINSWNRFSVSTRVRPPRRK
- the pdxR gene encoding MocR-like pyridoxine biosynthesis transcription factor PdxR, whose amino-acid sequence is MVISRANSVGSDLHLDLREAITPGARGVRETLLSALRDAARSGRLTPGTRLPPSRSLATDLGVARNTVADVYAELVAEGWLASRQGAGTWVVNQSQSPAPPRLRGAPESPRHNLLPGSPDVARFPRAAWIASTRRALNGAPTEALRMGDPRGRIELRSALAEYLARARGVRVSPENVLITAGTRHSIQVLTRLFGPAAQIAVEAYGLFIFRDCIAEAGGSTTPLGFDEMGVAVSDLEALSSPAVLVTPAHHFPHGVPLHPTRRTAIVDWAQRSGGYVLEDDYDGEFRYDRQPVGALQSLAPQRVIYLGSASKSLSPVLRLGWMVLPTDLVDAAVAAAGGEQWMVNGITQLTMADFIASANYDKHIRRMRTEYRRRRDTLVSRLAPFEAAITVSGLSAGLHLLLMLPDGAEPEMLRRAAEAGVGIASLSRLRHPLADNAVPRPDGVVVNFGTPAEHAFPSAVDALCDVLAETIH